The stretch of DNA CGGGAACACGTCCACCGCGAGGTGGCAGGGATCGTGGAGGGGTTCCAGGAGCGCCTGGCGAACCGGCTGCGGGCGGCCGGGTGGACCGTCGTCACGGGCCGCGAGGTGGTGTGGACGGTGGACCTCGCCCGCAGCGAGGCCCGCTACCTGGCCGCCCAGGGGGTGGAGGCCACCGTGTTCAACTACGCGGTGTGGGCCTGGCCCCACTTCTCGGCGGTGGCGGCCAACTTCGCGCCGGCCCCCATCCTCCTGTTCTCCAACGTCAACCCTCAGTACCCGGGGCTGGTGGCCATGCTGGCGGCCGCCGGCAGCCTGGACCAGGTCGGCGTTTTCTGCGGCCGGGTGTCGGGGGACGTGGGCGACGAGGCCGTGTTCCGGAAGGTGATGGCCTTTCTGCGGGCTGCGGCGGTGAAGAACCGGCTCCGGGGGGAGGTGTACGGCCTCATCGGCGGTCGGTCCATGGGCATGTACACCGCGGTCCCGGCCCTGGACCAGTGGCGCCGCGACTTCGGCGTCGATATCGAGCACATCGACCAGTTCGAGATCGTCCGCCGCGCGGAGCGCATCCCGGACAGCCGGGTGGAGGAAGGGGTCCGGTGGTGGGAACGGCACGGCGCCACCATCCACTACGACGGCCGAAAACTGACCCCGGAGCTCCTGCGCCGCCAGCTCAAGGCCTACCTGGCGGTACGCGAGCTGGTGGACGAGTGGCGGCTGGATTTCTGTGGGATCAAGGGCCAGCCGGAGCTCACGAACCACTTCGCCACCATGGACGTACCGGAGGCGTTGCTGAACGACCCTTACGACTGGGAGGGGCCCCACGAGCCCATCGTGTGCGCCACTGAAGCGGACAGCGACGGAGCCCTGACCATGGAGGTGCTCAAGCACCTCAGCGGGACGCCCGTGCTGTTTGCCGACGTGCGGCACTACGACGCGGCGGACGACGTGTGGGACCTGTGCAACTCGGGACAGCACGCCACGTACTTCGCGGCCCGGTCCTTCGACCCCGCGGACAACCTGCCTCGGGTGCACCTGTACCCGGCCATCCTGTACTTCCCCGCGGGCGGAGCCTCCGTCATGCACGTGGCGGCTCCCGGTCCGGTGACCCTCGCCCGTCTGGCCCGCCGCAACGGGCGGTACTGGATGGCCATCGTGCCGGGGGAGTTCGTGGAGTTCCCCGCGGAGGTGACGGAACGGAAGGTCAGGGCTACCACCCCCGAGTGGCCGCACGCGTTCGCACGGTTCCGGGTCCAACCGGACGTGTTCCTGTCGGAGTACGACTCCAACCACATCCACGGGGTGTACGGCGACTGGGTCGCGGAGCTCGTGTGGTTCTGCCGGATGTGCGGGATTGAGGCGCGGGTGTTCGACGGCCGGGTCCGGTCGTCGGAAGAGGTGCAGGTCGGAGCAGGGTAGGCGAT from Armatimonadota bacterium encodes:
- a CDS encoding L-fucose/L-arabinose isomerase family protein, encoding MAAPRVGILSFSDGREHVHREVAGIVEGFQERLANRLRAAGWTVVTGREVVWTVDLARSEARYLAAQGVEATVFNYAVWAWPHFSAVAANFAPAPILLFSNVNPQYPGLVAMLAAAGSLDQVGVFCGRVSGDVGDEAVFRKVMAFLRAAAVKNRLRGEVYGLIGGRSMGMYTAVPALDQWRRDFGVDIEHIDQFEIVRRAERIPDSRVEEGVRWWERHGATIHYDGRKLTPELLRRQLKAYLAVRELVDEWRLDFCGIKGQPELTNHFATMDVPEALLNDPYDWEGPHEPIVCATEADSDGALTMEVLKHLSGTPVLFADVRHYDAADDVWDLCNSGQHATYFAARSFDPADNLPRVHLYPAILYFPAGGASVMHVAAPGPVTLARLARRNGRYWMAIVPGEFVEFPAEVTERKVRATTPEWPHAFARFRVQPDVFLSEYDSNHIHGVYGDWVAELVWFCRMCGIEARVFDGRVRSSEEVQVGAG